GGACCATGCGGCCGGTGTGCTGATCTGCCAGCAGGCGGGTGGCAAGGCCGCGATGCTGGACGGGTCGGACTATACCGCAACGGTCAGCACCGGCTATCTGCTGGCCGCCGCATCCGACGCCGTTTGGGACACCGCCGCCACGCATTTTGCCGATTTGCTGTCGGACACATGACGCCCTGGTTCTTTGGGTATGGCAGCCTCGTCAACCGCGCCACCCATACCTATCCCCATGCGCAACCCGCCACACTGAACGGTTGGCGCCGGGTCTGGGTCCGCACGGCCCTGCGCGATGTCGTGTTCCTGTCGGTACACGAGGCGCCGGGGCACAGCATTGACGGCCTGATCGCGTCGGTGCCGGGCGCGGACTGGGCCGCGCTGGACCTGCGCGAAACCGGGTACACCCGGATCAGCGCCACAGACGCGGTGGCACACAGCGCGGACGCCGCGGACATCGCGGTCTACCAGGTGCCGCACACGGCGCAGCGCCCGGGCGGCGATTACCGCATCCTGCTGAGTTACCTCGACGTGGTGGTGCAGGGGTTTGTCCGCGAATTCGGACAGGCCGGGGCAGAACATTTCTTTGACACGACAGACGGGTGGGACACACCGGTGCACGATGACCGTGGCGCGCCGCTCTACCCGCGTGCGCAACGGCTTTCGCCGCAGGAACAGGCACTGACGGATCGCCTACTTGCGCAGGTTCAATAGGGACAGAAGCCGCCCTTCACGATCAAACCTGTCGCGGGTGACGGCCCCGCCTTCGGCTCCAATGACGCGCAGGGCCAGCACCCACGACAAACAGCCGAACACGACGCCCGCCAGCGCCTGACCGATCAGGACGCCGGGCGCGCCAAACAGCTGTGCACCGATCCAGACCAACGGGATCATGGCGACCGTGTTGCGGCCCCAATTCATACCTGTGGAATAGAACGGGTGGCCCAGGTTGTTGAATGCCGCGTTTGCGACAAACAGCACTCCGTTGAAGAAAAAGAGCAGCGCAAGCGGCCCGCAAAACAGAAACACCAGGTCGCGGGTCAACCCGGTGGCCGCGAAAAGGTCGGCGATGGGCCCCCGCAGTACAAAAAGCGCTCCTGCGATCACGAAGATCACTGTTCCCGCAAAGATCAGCGCGGCATTGAAGCCCGCGCGCACGCGGTCGTGGCGGCCCGCGCCAAAGTTCTGGCCAAGGATTGGGCCAACGGCGCCCGAGAGCGCAAAGATCACGGCAAAGGACAGCGGCATGAGCCGCCCGACAATGGCCATGCCCGCCACCGCCTCAAGCCCGTATTGCGCCATGGAACGCGTGACGATGGCCTGACCGACCGGCGTTGCGAACTGGGTCAGGATGGCCGGAAACCCGATGGTCACCAGGGGCCGCAGATCGCCCAGCATGCCCCGAAGATCCGGGCGCGGCAGGCCACCGTGATGCCGCAGGATCGGCAACAGCGCGGTGGTTGCGATGGCAACGCGCGCGGCAACCGAAGCCAGCGCCGCCCCGGTCAGGTCCAGCCCCAGCCCAAAGATCAGGATCGGGTCCAGCACCGCGTTCACGCCGCCCCCCCAGATGGTCGCCATCATGGCCCGGCGCGCATCCCCATGGGCACGCAGAATGCCGCTGCCCATCATGCCAACCACCAGAAACGGCAGGGACGGGATGATGATGGCAAGATAGCCCTCGGCCAACGCCGCCGTCTCTCCCTGCGCCCCGATCCAGCGCACAAAGGTCGGAATGTTCCACCAGACAAAGGCAGAAAACAGCACGCCAAACCCGATGCCGTAGGCCAGCCCATGCGCACTGCGCACCCGCGCGCGATCGGACTCCCCCGCGCCCAGATCGCGCGCCACCAATGCGCCCACGGCGATCGCCATCCCGATGGAAAAGGACGTCGTGAAGAACAGGATCGCCCCGGCATAGCCCACGGCCGCGGCGAGTTCGGCCTTTCCCAGCATCGAGATGAACACCATGTCGATGAAATCGACCAGAAACACCGCCATCAACCCGACGGTCGAGGTCAGCGACATCACCGTCACATGGCGCAAGAGCGACCCCGACAGAAACTTCGCCTGCGCCTCAGCCATCACCGGCTCTCTTCATCTTGCCAGAAAAACTCCCCCCGGAGGGCCGCCCTGCACAAGCGCCCCCCGCCGACATCAGGGGCGCGCCTTCACAACCTGCAAAAGCGGCATCAGTGACGCCATGTCGGGCCCGTGCCGTTGCCCCGTCAGCGCCAGCCGCAGCGGCATGAACAACCCCCGCCCCTTGCGCCCCGTCGCCGCTTTCACGGCTCCGGTCCAGGTGGCCCAGGTCTCTGCATCAAAGGGCGCGTCAGGCAGCATCGCCATGGCTTCGGCCACGAAGGCCGCGTCGTCATCCTCGATCACCGGATCCGCCCCGTCGCGGCACAGCTCCCACCACGTGGCGATGTCGGCGCGGGTGTGGATGTTTTCACGAATGACGGACCAGAACGCCTCTTGCTGATCAGCGGGCACACCGGCGGCATCCAGATCGGATTGAACAGAGGCCACCGGCAGCGCCTGTAGATAGCGGGCCGTCAACGGGTCGATATCGGCCGCGTCGAACTTGGTCGGCGCGGTGCCGAAGCGACCCACCTCAAAGCCGTCGATCAGGCTTTCCATGTCCATGCGCAATTCCACCGGGTCGGACGACCCCAACCGCGCCAGCAGGCTCAGCACCGCCATCGGTTCGACCCCGTTCTCGCGCAAATCGCGCAGGGCCAGCGTGCCCAGACGTTTGGACAAGGCCTCGCCCTGTGGGCCGGTCAGCAGGGAATGGTGGGCAAAATGGGGGGCTGTGCCGCCCAATGCCGCGATGATCTGGATCTGGGTCGCGGTGTTGGTCACGTGATCGGACCCGCGCACGACATGCGTCACGCCCATTTCCGTGTCGTCCACAACCGAGGCGATGGTGTACAGCACCTGTCCGTCGCCGCGGATCAGGACCGGGTCGGACACGCTGGCGGCATCGATGCTGACATCGCCAATGATGCCATCGGTCCACTCGATCCGCGTGTGATCCAGCTTGAACCGCCAGACCCCTTGTCCGCGTTCGGCCCGCAGCGCGGCCTTTTCTGCATCGCTCAGCGCAAGCGCAGCGCGGTCATAGACCGGCGGCTTGCCCATGTTCAGCTGCTTCTTGCGCTTCAGATCCAGCTCGGTCGGCGTCTCGAACGCCTCGTAGAACCGGCCGATCTCGCGCAGCTTGTCGGCCGCGGCGGCATACCGGTCCAGACGGTCAGACTGCCGCTCGACCCGGTCCCAATGCAGGCCCAGCCATTCCAGGTCCTG
The DNA window shown above is from uncultured Tateyamaria sp. and carries:
- a CDS encoding gamma-glutamylcyclotransferase family protein, encoding MTPWFFGYGSLVNRATHTYPHAQPATLNGWRRVWVRTALRDVVFLSVHEAPGHSIDGLIASVPGADWAALDLRETGYTRISATDAVAHSADAADIAVYQVPHTAQRPGGDYRILLSYLDVVVQGFVREFGQAGAEHFFDTTDGWDTPVHDDRGAPLYPRAQRLSPQEQALTDRLLAQVQ
- a CDS encoding MATE family efflux transporter, giving the protein MAEAQAKFLSGSLLRHVTVMSLTSTVGLMAVFLVDFIDMVFISMLGKAELAAAVGYAGAILFFTTSFSIGMAIAVGALVARDLGAGESDRARVRSAHGLAYGIGFGVLFSAFVWWNIPTFVRWIGAQGETAALAEGYLAIIIPSLPFLVVGMMGSGILRAHGDARRAMMATIWGGGVNAVLDPILIFGLGLDLTGAALASVAARVAIATTALLPILRHHGGLPRPDLRGMLGDLRPLVTIGFPAILTQFATPVGQAIVTRSMAQYGLEAVAGMAIVGRLMPLSFAVIFALSGAVGPILGQNFGAGRHDRVRAGFNAALIFAGTVIFVIAGALFVLRGPIADLFAATGLTRDLVFLFCGPLALLFFFNGVLFVANAAFNNLGHPFYSTGMNWGRNTVAMIPLVWIGAQLFGAPGVLIGQALAGVVFGCLSWVLALRVIGAEGGAVTRDRFDREGRLLSLLNLRK
- the gltX gene encoding glutamate--tRNA ligase — encoded protein: MTTTRFAPSPTGYIHVGNLRTALMNYLIARKAGGTFILRIDDTDPERSKEEYVDAIKQDLEWLGLHWDRVERQSDRLDRYAAAADKLREIGRFYEAFETPTELDLKRKKQLNMGKPPVYDRAALALSDAEKAALRAERGQGVWRFKLDHTRIEWTDGIIGDVSIDAASVSDPVLIRGDGQVLYTIASVVDDTEMGVTHVVRGSDHVTNTATQIQIIAALGGTAPHFAHHSLLTGPQGEALSKRLGTLALRDLRENGVEPMAVLSLLARLGSSDPVELRMDMESLIDGFEVGRFGTAPTKFDAADIDPLTARYLQALPVASVQSDLDAAGVPADQQEAFWSVIRENIHTRADIATWWELCRDGADPVIEDDDAAFVAEAMAMLPDAPFDAETWATWTGAVKAATGRKGRGLFMPLRLALTGQRHGPDMASLMPLLQVVKARP